Proteins from one Athalia rosae chromosome 8, iyAthRosa1.1, whole genome shotgun sequence genomic window:
- the LOC105686666 gene encoding dual specificity mitogen-activated protein kinase kinase dSOR1 isoform X2, translating into MGKMSIDALQERLEELEMDEEQRKRLESFLGQKEKVGELCDEDFEKLGELGAGNGGVVMKVRHKKYGLIMARKLIHLEVKPAIKKQIIRELKVLHECNFAHIVGFYGAFYSDGEISICMEYMDGGSLDLILKKAGRIPESILGTITAAVLKGLSYLRDKHAIMHRDVKPSNILVNSAGEIKICDFGVSGQLIDSMANSFVGTRSYMSPERLQGTHYSVQSDIWSLGLSLVEMAIGMYPIPSPDARTLASIFGSRPNQSPAENAPTNNVSTPTSQSPAHNASSPRPMAIFELLDYIVNEPPPKLPAGIFSNSFTDFVDRCLKKNPAERADLKTLMNHEWIREAELENVDIAGWVCRTMDLQPTTPTRLANVQS; encoded by the exons ATGGGGAAAATGAGTATCGACGCTCTCCAAGAAAGGTTGGAGGAACTGGAAATGGATGAAGAACAACGAAAGAGGCTGGAGAGTTTTCTTGGACAGAAAGAAAAGGTTGGAGAATTGTGTGACGAAGACTTTGAAAAGCTGGGTGAACTTGGAGCTGGAAATGGCGGCGTTGTCATGAAAGTCAGGCACAAAAAATATGGGCTCATCATGGCTAGAAAA TTAATCCATCTTGAGGTAAAGCCTGCCATCAAGAAACAAATAATACGTGAGCTAAAAGTTCTACACGAATGTAACTTTGCACATATCGTAGGCTTCTACGGTGCATTCtacag CGACGGTGAAATTAGCATATGCATGGAATATATGGATGGGGGATCACTGGATCTTATTTTGAAGAAAGCTGGCAGGATACCGGAATCGATATTGGGAACCATCACGGCCGCC GTTCTCAAGGGATTGAGCTACTTGAGGGATAAACATGCAATCATGCACCGTGATGTCAAGCCTAGTAATATTCTAGTCAACAGTgccggagaaataaaaatttgtgacTTTGGTGTTTCTGGTCAACTAATCGATTCAATGGCCAATTCTTTCGTCGGCACAAGAAGTTACATGTCC ccGGAGAGGCTTCAGGGTACACACTATTCGGTACAGAGTGATATTTGGTCGCTAGGACTATCTCTGGTCGAAATGGCGATTGGCATGTATCCGATCCCATCGCCTGATGCGAGAACGTTGGCTTCAATTTTTGGCTCTCGACCAAATCAGTCTCCCGCTGAGAATGCCCCTACCAACAACGTGTCGACACCAACATCACAGTCACCAGCGCACA ATGCGAGTAGTCCGAGACCTATGgcgattttcgaattattgGACTATATCGTTAATGAACCACCACCGAAACTTCCAGCCGGTATTTTCAGCAACTCATTCACAGACTTTGTGGATCGttgcctgaaaaaaaatcctgcggAAAGAGCGGATTTGAAAACATTGAtg AACCACGAATGGATAAGAGAGGCAGAATTAGAGAATGTCGATATCGCTGGGTGGGTATGTCGCACAATGGATCTTCAACCAACCACTCCAACGCGCCTGGCGAACGTACAGTCCTGA
- the LOC105686666 gene encoding dual specificity mitogen-activated protein kinase kinase dSOR1 isoform X1: protein MSKNKLNLTLPPGSIEPVAAVSPSPPVPPLPVYTEPPVPIPDGVMGKMSIDALQERLEELEMDEEQRKRLESFLGQKEKVGELCDEDFEKLGELGAGNGGVVMKVRHKKYGLIMARKLIHLEVKPAIKKQIIRELKVLHECNFAHIVGFYGAFYSDGEISICMEYMDGGSLDLILKKAGRIPESILGTITAAVLKGLSYLRDKHAIMHRDVKPSNILVNSAGEIKICDFGVSGQLIDSMANSFVGTRSYMSPERLQGTHYSVQSDIWSLGLSLVEMAIGMYPIPSPDARTLASIFGSRPNQSPAENAPTNNVSTPTSQSPAHNASSPRPMAIFELLDYIVNEPPPKLPAGIFSNSFTDFVDRCLKKNPAERADLKTLMNHEWIREAELENVDIAGWVCRTMDLQPTTPTRLANVQS from the exons ATGTcgaagaataaattaaatctCACTCTACCTCCGGGTTCCATAGAACCTGTGGCAGCAGTTTCACCGTCACCACCCGTTCCACCTTTACCAGTTTATACAGAACCTCCAGTGCCAATACCCGA TGGTGTCATGGGGAAAATGAGTATCGACGCTCTCCAAGAAAGGTTGGAGGAACTGGAAATGGATGAAGAACAACGAAAGAGGCTGGAGAGTTTTCTTGGACAGAAAGAAAAGGTTGGAGAATTGTGTGACGAAGACTTTGAAAAGCTGGGTGAACTTGGAGCTGGAAATGGCGGCGTTGTCATGAAAGTCAGGCACAAAAAATATGGGCTCATCATGGCTAGAAAA TTAATCCATCTTGAGGTAAAGCCTGCCATCAAGAAACAAATAATACGTGAGCTAAAAGTTCTACACGAATGTAACTTTGCACATATCGTAGGCTTCTACGGTGCATTCtacag CGACGGTGAAATTAGCATATGCATGGAATATATGGATGGGGGATCACTGGATCTTATTTTGAAGAAAGCTGGCAGGATACCGGAATCGATATTGGGAACCATCACGGCCGCC GTTCTCAAGGGATTGAGCTACTTGAGGGATAAACATGCAATCATGCACCGTGATGTCAAGCCTAGTAATATTCTAGTCAACAGTgccggagaaataaaaatttgtgacTTTGGTGTTTCTGGTCAACTAATCGATTCAATGGCCAATTCTTTCGTCGGCACAAGAAGTTACATGTCC ccGGAGAGGCTTCAGGGTACACACTATTCGGTACAGAGTGATATTTGGTCGCTAGGACTATCTCTGGTCGAAATGGCGATTGGCATGTATCCGATCCCATCGCCTGATGCGAGAACGTTGGCTTCAATTTTTGGCTCTCGACCAAATCAGTCTCCCGCTGAGAATGCCCCTACCAACAACGTGTCGACACCAACATCACAGTCACCAGCGCACA ATGCGAGTAGTCCGAGACCTATGgcgattttcgaattattgGACTATATCGTTAATGAACCACCACCGAAACTTCCAGCCGGTATTTTCAGCAACTCATTCACAGACTTTGTGGATCGttgcctgaaaaaaaatcctgcggAAAGAGCGGATTTGAAAACATTGAtg AACCACGAATGGATAAGAGAGGCAGAATTAGAGAATGTCGATATCGCTGGGTGGGTATGTCGCACAATGGATCTTCAACCAACCACTCCAACGCGCCTGGCGAACGTACAGTCCTGA
- the LOC105686665 gene encoding sodium/potassium-transporting ATPase subunit alpha-B-like, with translation MYRRATALSVTNVPSTSTKSTMHIHKKKLTEDEIEDLHHEPETVDHMIDLQRLCEKYDTNIKTGLTNEKAEEVLEEYGPNAISPPRETPEYLKFIKCMCGGFAGLLWTCAMLCFLLYAIDTEDEGTQWFGIIIVSICIISGLFAYYQESKNSKVMDSFAKMVPTYALVIREGMRLQIPTEEVVVGDLVEIRLGDKVPADIRIISCSSFRVENSSITGESEPVSRSDKPTDRNALESHNVAFFSSYAVAGEAKGIVIATGDDTMIGRLASLTTNLKKVETPIAKEIRHFVHIITFVAIIFGFLFFILALLLGYNIIKSFTYLLGIVIANVPEVLLVTVTTSLTLTAKKMASKNCLVKNLEAVETLGSTSTICSDKTGTLTLNKMTVSHLWFANETHQIVTNPNLGAERDLLMEKAAFNILVKCTTLCLRAEFNMSSVSDSIVSPIDDWNVIGDASETGILKFCEHIHSTKKFRNQYPKVAEIPFNSSTKYQMSIHREDKGGYVMILKGAPEVIIESCSTILEMSGNSGELTGAVKSTIRKACSDLGYLGERVLAYCDLQLPESNYGPDYEFITSDPKLQNYPSGGYRFLGLVSLIDPPRPTVPDAVRKCRSAGIKVIMVTGDHPVTAMAIAKKVGIIGEGHETKYEAAVLRNISISQFEGSESVAIVVTGNELRNMEMHQLDVLIRDYEEIVFARTSPQQKLQIVESCQRLGEIVAVTGDGVNDSPALRKADIGVAMGIAGSDVAKNAADMILMDDNFASIVTGIEEGRLIFDNLKKSIAYTLTSSVPEMLPLLSTIAFGIPLPFIIEMVLCVDIGTDLLPAIALAYESPESDIMRRAPRNPQYDKLVNKRLISMTYGQIGMIQSLAGFYTYFTVLGFYGFYPQDLIGIRERWESKAVNDLSDSFGQQWNYEDRMALLRTARTGYFVSIVTTQMVDLIICKTRRNSIFQQGMGNWFLNFSFLFEIALTAILLYIPGTEIIFQTVALEPFWYWPSLPFALFLWVYDELRRFCIRKWPGGFVEKETYY, from the coding sequence ATGTATCGACGAGCGACTGCACTCTCGGTAACAAATGTACCGAGTACAAGTACAAAGTCTACGATGcacatacataaaaaaaaactaacggaaGATGAAATAGAGGATCTACATCACGAACCGGAAACAGTCGACCATATGATAGACCTGCAAAGACTCTGCGAGAAGTATGATACAAATATAAAAACTGGTTTGACTAATGAAAAAGCCGAAGAAGTGTTGGAAGAATATGGTCCAAATGCAATATCGCCACCCAGAGAAACGCCCGAGTAtctaaaatttataaaatgcaTGTGCGGTGGCTTTGCTGGACTATTGTGGACGTGTGCCATGCTGTGTTTTTTGTTATATGCGATCGATACTGAGGACGAAGGCACCCAATGGTTTGGAATAATCATAGTTTCGATATGTATAATCTCAGGGTTATTCGCATATTATCAAGAgagtaaaaattcaaaggtgATGGACTCCTTTGCCAAAATGGTACCCACTTACGCTCTGGTTATCAGAGAAGGCATGAGACTGCAAATACCAACAGAAGAAGTCGTAGTGGGTGACTTGGTGGAAATCAGACTCGGCGACAAAGTTCCTGCCGATATCAGAATTATAAGCTGCTCAAGTTTCAGGGTTGAAAATTCTAGCATCACGGGCGAGAGCGAACCTGTCTCTAGGTCAGATAAACCTACAGACCGCAATGCATTGGAATCACATAACGTAGCATTCTTTTCATCATATGCCGTCGCCGGTGAAGCAAAAGGTATCGTTATTGCTACCGGAGATGACACAATGATCGGGCGGCTGGCAAGTCTAACGACAAACCTGAAGAAAGTTGAAACACCAATAGCAAAAGAAATTAGACACTTTGTTCACATCATCACCTTTGTTGCGATAATATttggctttttattttttatattggCCCTACTATTGgggtataatattatcaagTCTTTCACCTATCTATTAGGTATCGTGATCGCAAATGTCCCAGAAGTATTACTGGTTACTGTAACGACGAGTCTAACTTTGACCGCAAAAAAAATGGCCAGTAAAAATTGTTTGGTAAAGAACCTAGAAGCTGTGGAAACTCTTGGATCAACATCGACAATTTGTTCTGACAAGACGGGAACACTTACGCTAAATAAGATGACAGTATCCCATCTTTGGTTCGCCAATGAGACCCATCAGATAGTAACTAATCCAAATTTGGGCGCCGAAAGAGATTTACTAATGGAAAAAGCGGCGTTCAATATATTAGTTAAATGTACAACGCTCTGTTTAAGAGCAGAATTCAATATGAGTTCTGTGTCGGATAGCATCGTCTCACCTATCGATGACTGGAACGTTATAGGAGATGCTTCGGAGACTGGTATACTAAAATTTTGCGAGCACattcattctacaaaaaagttTCGAAATCAGTATCCCAAAGTAGCTGAGATACCGTTCAACTCTTCCACTAAGTACCAGATGTCGATACACAGGGAAGATAAAGGTGGATACGTAATGATTTTGAAAGGGGCCCCGGAGGTAATAATAGAATCGTGCAGTACGATACTAGAGATGAGTGGAAATTCTGGCGAGCTGACAGGTGCGGTGAAATCAACGATAAGAAAAGCGTGTAGCGATTTGGGTTACCTAGGGGAGAGAGTTTTAGCATATTGCGATTTACAATTGCCGGAGAGTAATTACGGACCTGACTACGAATTCATCACAAGTGATCCAAAGCTGCAGAATTATCCATCTGGTGGTTACAGATTTCTGGGACTAGTGAGCTTGATCGATCCACCTAGACCGACAGTTCCAGACGCAGTGAGAAAATGCAGAAGCGCAGGCATCAAGGTAATAATGGTAACGGGTGATCACCCCGTTACCGCAATGGCTATAGCTAAAAAAGTTGGAATTATAGGAGAAGGTCACGAAACGAAATACGAAGCTGCTGTGCTTCGTAATATTTCGATATCTCAGTTCGAAGGCTCAGAGAGTGTGGCGATTGTCGTCACCGGAAATGAATTGAGAAACATGGAAATGCACCAGTTGGATGTACTCATAAGAGATTACGAGGAAATAGTGTTCGCTCGGACTTCACCGCAGCAGAAGTTGCAGATTGTTGAGAGTTGCCAGCGCCTCGGAGAGATAGTTGCTGTCACTGGAGACGGAGTAAACGATTCACCTGCCCTGAGAAAAGCAGATATTGGTGTGGCTATGGGCATTGCTGGATCAGACGTTGCAAAAAATGCAGCCGATATGATATTAATGGACGATAACTTTGCCTCGATTGTAACAGGAATTGAAGAAGGCAGACTGATATTCGACAACTTAAAGAAATCCATAGCCTATACCCTGACTTCCAGTGTCCCCGAAATGTTGCCCCTTTTAAGCACGATAGCATTTGGTATACCGCTTCCTTTCATCATAGAAATGGTTCTCTGCGTCGACATAGGTACGGATTTACTACCGGCAATTGCACTGGCATACGAAAGTCCTGAATCTGATATAATGCGACGAGCACCAAGAAACCCTCAGTATGATAAGCTCGTGAACAAGCGTTTAATATCCATGACTTACGGACAGATTGGAATGATACAATCGCTCGCAGGGTTCTATACCTATTTCACTGTACTGGGATTCTATGGATTTTATCCGCAGGATTTGATAGGCATTAGAGAGCGATGGGAATCAAAGGCGGTGAATGATTTGTCAGATTCTTTTGGACAACAATGGAATTACGAGGACAGAATGGCTCTGCTGCGCACGGCAAGGACAGGCTACTTTGTTTCTATCGTAACGACTCAGATGGTGGATTTAATAATCTGCAAGACTAGGCGGAATTCGATCTTTCAACAGGGCATGGGAAAttggtttttgaatttttcgttcctgtTCGAAATAGCGCTTACTGCAATACTACTCTATATCCCTGGCACGGAAATAATATTCCAAACAGTTGCTCTGGAACCATTTTGGTACTGGCCTTCCCTACCGTTTGCCTTATTTCTCTGGGTATACGACGAACTGCGGAGATTCTGCATTCGCAAATGGCCAGGAGGATTTGTCGAAAAAGAAACCTATTACTAA
- the LOC105686739 gene encoding 60S ribosomal protein L17 produces MGRYSREPDNATKSCKARGSNLRVHFKNTHETARAIKGMALRRAQRYLKSVIEHKECVPFRRFNGGVGRCAQAKQFGTTQGRWPKKSAEFLLQLLKNAESNADYKGVDVDRLVVDHIQVNRAPCLRRRTYRAHGRINPYMSSPCHIEVVLTEKEDVVAKAAEEEPSKKKLSKKKLARQKEKMMRE; encoded by the exons ATGGGACGGTATTCTCGCGAGCCTGATAATGCGACCAAGTCGTGCAAAGCACGGGGATCAAACCTACGAGTGCATTTTAAG AACACTCATGAAACCGCTCGTGCTATCAAAGGTATGGCACTCCGTCGTGCCCAGAGGTATTTGAAGAGTGTCATTGAACACAAGGAGTGCGTACCATTCCGCAGATTCAACGGCGGTGTTGGCCGGTGTGCACAGGCCAAGCAGTTTGGTACTACCCAAG GTCGTTGGCCAAAGAAGTCCGCTGAATTCTTATTGCAACTTCTTAAGAACGCCGAAAGCAACGCCGACTACAAAGGTGTAGACGTAGACCGTCTAGTAGTTGATCACATTCAAGTGAACCGTGCCCCGTGCCTGCGTAGGAGAACTTACAGAGCACACGGTCGCATCAATC CATACATGAGCTCTCCTTGTCACATCGAGGTGGTGCTAACGGAGAAAGAAGATGTGGTTGCAAAAGCAGCGGAAGAAGAACCCtccaagaaaaaattaagcaAGAAGAAGCTCGCAagacaaaaagagaagatgaTGAGAGAATAA
- the LOC105686738 gene encoding esterase FE4-like yields MNLPTVIVKQGWLRGVNVQNALGESYITFRGIPYAAPPVGNLRFKDPQLVQPWTGVRNASQEGPQCAQADLYSGEIFGDDDCLYLNVTTKSLTGSRPVMVWIHGGAFLVGDGGCEKQGPDYLVESGIVYVGINYRLGVLGFLNLDDAEAPGNMGLKDQVAALKWVKENISQFGGDPNNITIFGHSAGASSVHYQLLSPLAKGLFNKAIIQSGVVLMPWAQRPNAILSAQRLASALGKDTTDTKEILEYLRTIPSHQIIGASTKLTSMDTLNKNFIFGPTIDDKSNAPFLPEHPGELAKNGIEVPVIIGYTSHEGLFNVLGVSDDKYTKLDEEFESTVSEDLQLAERAASKVSEIARELRKFYFGENSITEDLVDNVVQYCGDLHFVQGTHKTIEIQRSKKTPTYVYRFSYDSPNAIMKKLRKLDLKGAGHGAEMRYLFVITKYRDLYTDEYDSTDEILRKRLVRMWTDFAKTGNPTLVVDDLITVKWEPVTASRKNYLEINAELTASENPDQEMWEVWQRVEAIADDH; encoded by the exons ATGAATCTTCCAACAGTGATTGTTAAACAAGGATGGCTTCGGGGAGTTAACGTACAAAACGCCCTTGGAGAATCTTACATTACGTTTAGAGGGATTCCTTACGCAGCACCACCCGTTGGCAACCTCAGATTCAAG GATCCACAACTCGTTCAGCCATGGACAGGAGTACGAAATGCCTCGCAAGAGGGACCGCAATGTGCTCAGGCAGATTTATACAGCGGTGAAATATTTGGCGATGATGATTGTCTTTATCTCAATGTTACCACCAAGTCCTTGACTGGGTCAAGGCCGGTGATGGTTTGGATTCACGGAGGAGCTTTCCTAGTTGGGGATGGAGGTTGTGAAAAGCAGGGCCCAGACTACCTGGTAGAATCTGGTATAGTCTACGTCGGTATTAACTACCGACTTGGTGTGCTAG GGTTCCTTAATCTTGACGATGCTGAAGCTCCTGGGAATATGGGACTGAAGGATCAGGTCGCAGCTTTGAAATGGGTAAAGGAAAACATTTCTCAGTTTGGCGGTGACCCAAATAACATTACAATTTTTGGACACAGTGCTGGAGCCTCTTCCGTTCATTATCAACTCCTATCACCACTAGCTAAAG GACTTTTCAACAAAGCCATCATTCAGAGCGGAGTGGTTTTGATGCCCTGGGCGCAACGTCCGAATGCAATTTTATCTGCGCAACGCTTAGCTTCTGCCCTTGGAAAAGACACAACGGACACTAAGGAAATTCTTGAGTATCTTCGAACCATCCCCTCTCACCAGATCATCGGTGCAAGCACGAAACTAACTTCAATG GatacgttgaataaaaatttcatattcggGCCAACGATAGACGACAAGAGTAACGCACCATTCTTACCCGAGCATCCTGGAGAGTTGGCTAAGAATGGTATCGAAGTACCTGTCATAATTGGATACACCAGCCACGAAGGATTATTCAATGTGTTGG GAGTTTCCGACGATAAATACACTAAGCTTGATGAGGAGTTCGAGTCGACGGTCTCGGAAGACTTGCAATTAGCGGAAAGGGCCGCATCTAAAGTGTCCGAAATAGCTCGCGAGCTAAGGAAGTTCTACTTTGGAGAAAATAGTATTACTGAGGATTTGGTTGATAACGTTGTTCAGTACTGTGGGGACTTGCACTTCGTTCAAGGGACTCATAAGACTATTGAAATCCAGCGAAGTAAAAAGACACCGACATACGTGTACAGGTTTTCGTATGACAGCCCAAATGCCATCATGAAGAAACTCCGTAAACTAGATCTCAAAG GTGCGGGACACGGCGCGGAGATGAGATACTTATTCGTCATCACTAAGTATCGCGATCTGTATACAGATGAGTACGATTCTACCGATGAGATACTACGCAAAAGATTGGTCAGAATGTGGACGGACTTTGCAAAAACTGG GAATCCGACACTGGTGGTTGATGATCTAATTACCGTAAAGTGGGAGCCTGTGACTGCGTCAAGAAAAAACTACTTGGAGATCAACGCGGAACTTACAGCGAGCGAAAATCCTGACCAAGAAATGTGGGAGGTTTGGCAACGTGTCGAAGCTATTGCAGACGATCACTAG
- the LOC105686225 gene encoding survival motor neuron protein produces the protein MADESDVLFVRSNSKSNMAAANDDVWDDTVLIKAYDRAVNLAKNKVAKRMGVEAQSTSHGKQGKTQNQKQNRHAAKPYKKWVVGSPCRAVWSEDGEVYEAQIQKIYENSGTCLVKFIGYDNIDKVEISSLAESLGLAAQVAQTKEANADKVSNSSIDLQESGSIGNPEVTHTGDEVEMECETEPRKFPQSSIAGGTLLGLSAGMIPPAPPLPPQLMTRLPESDDDALSSMLMSWYISGFHTGYYHGIKQAKENQERRKK, from the exons ATGGCTGACGAGAGCGATGTACTGTTCGTGAGAAGCAATTCAAAATCG AACATGGCTGCGGCTAATGATGATGTTTGGGATGACACAGTTCTAATAAAGGCTTACGATAGAGCAGTCAAtttagcaaaaaataaagtagCTAAGCGTATGGGAGTTGAGGCGCAGTCCACCTCTCATGGTAAACAAGGTAAAAcgcaaaatcaaaaacaaaatcgtCACGCAGCTAAGCCTTACAAG AAATGGGTGGTAGGATCCCCATGCAGAGCTGTGTGGTCGGAGGATGGTGAAGTATATGAAgcacaaattcaaaaaatctacGAAAACAGTGGAACCTGTCTTGTCAAGTTTATAG GCTACGATAACATAGACAAAGTTGAAATCAGCTCATTAGCCGAGTCGCTGGGACTTGCGGCACAGGTAGCGCAAACCAAGGAAGCTAACGCAGATAAAGTTAGCAACTCTTCAATTGACCTGCAAGAATCTGGGTCTATCGGCAATCCTGAAGTCACTCATACAGGCGACGAGGTTGAGATGGAGTGTGAAACTGAACCTCGAAAGTTTCCACAGTCGAGTATCGCTGGAGGAACATTGTTAGGATTATCAGCCGGTATGATCCCACCTGCACCACCTCTACCACCGCAATTAATGACCAG GCTACCTGAAAGTGACGATGATGCACTTTCCAGCATGCTCATGTCCTGGTACATCAGTGGATTTCACACCG GTTACTATCACGGCATAAAACAAGCCAAGGAAAATCAGGAGAGGcggaaaaaatga
- the LOC105686224 gene encoding eukaryotic translation initiation factor 3 subunit F encodes MALNLIVKVHPVVLFQIVDAYERRNADSHRVIGTLLGTVEKGIVEVTNCFCVPHKEYADQVEAELNYAMDLYDLNHRVNAQESIVGWWATGKEVTNHSSVIHEYYARECNNPVHLTLDTTMANTTRMGIKAYVCVQLGVPNGKQGCMFTPVRVQVISYEPEIVGLQLCAKTQGQSYSQSISKQGGVEPMLDLAQIAEASTKLSTLVDQVLSYVDNVLAGKQVPDNQVGRALLDMVHSVPKMSADQFDQMFNSNVKDLLMVVALSQLIKTQLQLNEKLTLLTTL; translated from the exons ATGGCGCTTAACCTTATTGTTAAGGTGCATCCAGtggttttatttcaaataGTCGATGCATATGAGCGACGTAATGCCGACTCACACCGTGTCATTGGAACTTTACTCG GTACTGTAGAAAAGGGGATCGTCGAAGTCACAAACTGCTTCTGTGTTCCCCACAAAGAATATGCCGATCAGGTCGAAGCTGAACTCAACTATGCCATGGACCTGTACGATCTAAACCATAGAGTTAATGCCCAAGAAAGTATTGTAGGATGGTGGGCCACTGGGAAAGAG GTTACCAACCACTCCTCTGTCATTCACGAGTACTATGCACGTGAATGCAACAACCCGGTCCATCTTACTCTAGACACAACGATGGCAAATACTACAAGAATGGGTATAAAAGCATATGTCTGCGTCCAACTGGGTGTACCGAATGGCAAACAAGGGTGCATGTTCACTCCCGTCAGAGTCCAG GTTATTTCTTATGAACCTGAAATCGTCGGATTACAACTGTGTGCTAAAACCCAAGGGCAATCATATAGCCAATCTATTTCCAAACAAGGCGGAGTTGAGCCAATGTTGGATCTGGCACAGATAGCGGAAGCTAGCACAAAGTTATCTACGTTGGTAGACCAAGTCCTGAGCTACGTAGATAATGTGCTAGCTGGTAAACAAGTCCCTGATAATCAG GTCGGCCGAGCCCTTTTGGACATGGTTCATTCGGTGCCTAAAATGTCCGCCGATCAGTTCGACCAAATGTTCAATAGTAATGTTAAGGATCTACTGATGGTCGTCGCTTTGTCACAGCTGATCAAAACTCAGCTGCAATTAAACGAGAAACTGACCCTCTTGACCACCTTGTGA
- the LOC105686648 gene encoding 46 kDa FK506-binding nuclear protein, whose product MFWGLIMEPNKRYTQTVEKSFHVSMASLDVPSAGTGAVEVMLTYENRNYLLCTLQPGLAIQVPLDLNFVEGTEIAFASSGTGRVHLTGYLAPDDDLDLDELEEEEEDDVEAPQLVEKQSKRKSSDLDAQGQRDSKRAKHDEEEEESSDDDDDFAEEDSDSDDKDGEFEDEDLIEGEGDSEEEEEEVELEEVVKPLSKKQKQKLRQQQQQEAQPEQKTKKQEKLVNGKDSKQDQKQKKQKGEQQQSQENKQEPKKRTVAGGVKIEDLQVGTGAVAKAGKHLAVYYIGRLQNGKKFDAVSRGDGFKFRIGKNEVIQGWDVGITGMKVGGKRRITIPPALAYGARGSPPVIPPNSTLVFEVELKNVR is encoded by the exons ATGTTTTGGG GATTAATTATGGAACCGAACAAACGGTACACACAGACAgtggaaaaatcatttcatgtATCTATGGCGAGTTTAGATGTGCCCAGtgcag GCACCGGAGCTGTGGAAGTTATGCTTACCTACGAGAATCGCAATTACTTGTTGTGCACGTTGCAACCTGGGCTGGCGATACAGGTGCCTCTGGACCTCAATTTTGTAGAGGGAACAGAGATAGCCTTTGCTTCGTCTGGAACTGGCCGTGTACATTTAACGGGATACCTTGCACCAGACGATGATCTTGACTTAGATGAActcgaagaggaggaggaagatgaTGTTGAGGCGCCACAGCTAGTTGAAAAGCAGTCAAAACGCAAATCTTCAGACTTGGATGCGCAAGGTCAAAGGGATTCCAAACGTGCGAAGcacgatgaagaagaagaggaatcctccgatgacgatgacgattttGCTGAAGAAGATAGCGATTCGGATGACAAAGATGGGGAATTCGAAGACGAAGATCTCATAGAAGGCGAAGGAGACagtgaagaagaggaagaagaagtggaGCTAGAGGAAGTTGTAAAACCATtgtcaaaaaaacaaaaacaaaaactccgacaacaacaacagcaagaAGCACAGCCAgaacaaaaaaccaagaaaCAGGAAAAACTTGTTAATGGCAAAGATTCTAAACAAGATCAGAAACAGAAGAAACAGAAAGGCGAACAACAACAATCACAGGAAAACAAAcaagaaccaaaaaaacgaacagtTGCTGGCGGAGTTAAGATAGAAGACCTCCAAGTGGGTACTGGAGCTGTTGCAAAAGCAGGAAAACACCTTGCCGTATACTACATAGGACGGTTGCAAAACGGAAAGAAATTCGATGCAGTTAGTCGTGGAGATGGATTCAAGTTCCGAATAGGTAAAAATGAAGTTATCCAGGGATGGGACGTGGGTATTACTGGAATGAAGGTCGGCGGAAAACGGCGTATCACGATTCCTCCTGCGTTAGC GTACGGAGCTAGGGGTTCACCGCCAGTAATCCCACCTAACTCTACACTAGTGTTTGAAGTTGAACTCAAAAACGTTCGCTAG
- the LOC125501993 gene encoding UPF0729 protein CG18508, producing MVCVPCVIAPVVLLLWRYLIQPLLIRLWNFWRNIKSDNGQQVVAEPPQLVKECNEGGCKLSWAKNQKSVKVE from the coding sequence atggtgtGCGTTCCATGTGTTATAGCACCAGTTGTTTTATTGTTGTGGCGATACCTCATACAGCCCTTATTGATCAGGTTGTGGAATTTCTGGCGTAACATTAAAAGTGACAATGGTCAACAAGTTGTGGCGGAACCACCGCAGCTAGTCAAAGAGTGCAATGAAGGAGGATGTAAGCTCTCATgggcaaaaaatcaaaaatctgtCAAAGTTGAATGA